From a single Adhaeribacter swui genomic region:
- a CDS encoding efflux RND transporter periplasmic adaptor subunit, whose product MNRNLYSLPAVIAFALLLTACDKSQNGAQQNPLNAPVPVNAYTVAQEQVVGTDKYPGTVVAINEVELRPQVAGYITNIYVQDGQMVNKGQKLYEIDRTQYQATYNQAQASLRSAQANLERARQDAERYENLAKQDAVARQRVDYARAELNTAQAQVAAAEAGVSGASTNLRYSVITAPMSGRIGIAQVKIGSQVSPGTTLINTISANNPIAVDIVVNETEVPRFARLQNHAAKDSTFTIQFSDGSVYPHTGRIQAIDRAINPQTGTIRVRVGFPNKDNQLIPGMIAVLRVRNADIGEQLVIPNKAIIEQMGEFYTYVIQGDSVVQNKVALGSKVANKVVIREGLKAGDKIVVEGTQKLRPGAKITLDAPQPAPGASAAR is encoded by the coding sequence ATGAATAGAAATTTATATTCGTTGCCGGCGGTAATTGCCTTTGCCTTGTTGCTTACCGCCTGTGACAAATCGCAAAACGGTGCTCAGCAAAATCCGTTAAATGCTCCCGTGCCGGTTAATGCCTATACAGTAGCCCAGGAGCAAGTGGTAGGTACCGATAAGTACCCCGGTACGGTAGTGGCAATCAACGAAGTAGAGCTTCGGCCGCAGGTAGCTGGCTACATTACCAACATTTATGTGCAAGACGGGCAAATGGTAAATAAAGGCCAAAAGCTATACGAAATAGATCGCACCCAATACCAGGCTACGTACAACCAGGCGCAGGCTTCGCTGCGCAGCGCCCAAGCCAACCTCGAAAGGGCCCGCCAGGATGCCGAACGCTACGAGAACTTAGCCAAACAAGATGCAGTAGCCCGCCAGCGGGTAGATTATGCCCGTGCCGAATTGAATACTGCCCAGGCGCAGGTTGCTGCCGCCGAAGCTGGAGTTTCGGGCGCTTCTACTAATTTACGGTATTCGGTAATAACAGCCCCTATGAGCGGCCGCATTGGCATTGCCCAGGTTAAAATTGGCTCGCAGGTATCGCCGGGCACCACGCTCATCAACACCATATCGGCCAATAACCCCATTGCTGTAGATATTGTGGTAAACGAGACCGAAGTACCGCGCTTTGCCCGCCTGCAAAATCATGCGGCTAAAGACTCTACTTTTACCATTCAGTTTTCCGATGGCAGCGTTTATCCGCATACAGGTAGAATTCAGGCCATCGACCGGGCCATTAATCCACAAACCGGTACCATTCGGGTGCGGGTAGGTTTCCCCAACAAAGACAACCAGCTCATACCCGGTATGATTGCCGTACTGCGCGTACGTAACGCCGACATTGGCGAGCAGTTGGTAATTCCGAATAAGGCCATCATTGAACAAATGGGTGAGTTTTATACCTACGTTATTCAGGGCGACTCGGTGGTGCAAAACAAAGTAGCCCTGGGCAGTAAAGTAGCCAATAAAGTAGTAATACGCGAAGGATTGAAGGCCGGCGACAAGATTGTGGTGGAAGGAACGCAAAAGCTGCGCCCCGGGGCTAAAATTACTTTAGATGCGCCGCAACCAGCTCCGGGAGCTTCGGCTGCAAGGTAA
- a CDS encoding efflux RND transporter permease subunit gives MISEVFIRRPVTAIVISIVILLVGTLAILNLPISQYPNISPPVVSITGNYTGADAQTVEQTVTTPVETQVNGTPGMTYLSSNSTSTGQMSMDVNFDIGTDVDIATLDVQNRVSIAEPRLPEEVRRLGLTVRKRNPTIMMVITFYSPKGTHDIKFLDNYTNIYIRDAILRVPGVGDINTVGEEFSMRVWLQPDKLSQLGVTPAEVAAALREQNVQVAAGSVGGAPQYSSQAFEYPLTVNGRLTGQEQFENIIVRTRPEDGSLVYLRDVARLELGSFGYTRQAFINGQPATFLLVYQSPGSNALDTAEGVYKALANMKKTFPADMDYKVSFETVSVVEVSIEEVIHTLGEALLLVILVVFLFLQNWRATLVPILAIPVSIVGTFIFFIPLGFTINTLTLFGFVLAIGIVVDDAIVVVEAVQHYIDHERLSAKEATRKAMKDITAPVIAIALILAAVFIPVGFIPGLVGRLYQQFAITIAISVLISAFVALTLTPALCSLMLRPMNLDKNSRGINKLFYKFNQWFARVTESYSNGVRRSIKAAPLVLIVLVCIYAGTIGLFRTKPTGFIPTEDEGRLFVTFELPQAASSSRTIAVLKEISEHLRTTPGVNNYSAIAGLNVLNFSIKSNSGTIFVQLKPWADRKEASQQLFAIVGTLQQKFATVKDANIVVVPPPAVPGLGRTGGFSFILQQRESTDDIKAFEGVVNNFLAEVRKRPEITGAFSFFTARTPGYQLQVDREKVKKLGVSLSDVFSTMSTYMGSQYINDFTMYGRNFRVVAQADTSFRDDIQDLSQYYVKNQRGESVPLSAVVSHQITENAPVVSHYNLFRSTEINGNPAPGYSSGQAITALQEVAAKVLPAGYGYEFSGLSREELSSGNTTIFIFALSITLVFLLLAALYESWSVPFSVLLAVPLGAFGAIVALIFLPKLTNNIYAQIGLITLIGLAAKNAILIVEFAKERVDNGVEILAATIDAVKLRLRPIIMTSLAFILGVLPLAFSSGAGAVARQTIGWTVVGGMLSATFLALFVVPVLFLKITQLAYGKKGLAALQEKHPQVDYDHAGDGLSH, from the coding sequence ATGATATCAGAAGTATTTATAAGAAGGCCTGTTACTGCCATTGTTATATCCATAGTAATTTTACTGGTGGGTACGCTGGCAATTTTAAATTTGCCGATCAGCCAGTACCCGAATATTTCGCCGCCGGTAGTTTCCATTACCGGTAACTACACCGGGGCCGATGCGCAAACGGTAGAGCAAACCGTTACCACGCCCGTGGAAACCCAGGTAAACGGTACCCCCGGCATGACTTATTTGTCATCCAATAGTACCAGCACCGGGCAGATGTCCATGGACGTAAACTTCGACATTGGAACGGATGTAGACATTGCTACCCTGGACGTGCAAAACCGGGTAAGTATTGCCGAACCCCGCTTGCCGGAAGAAGTACGGCGCTTGGGTTTAACTGTGCGTAAACGGAACCCGACCATTATGATGGTAATTACCTTTTACTCACCCAAGGGTACCCACGACATTAAGTTCCTCGATAACTACACCAACATTTACATTCGCGATGCTATTTTGCGGGTTCCTGGCGTAGGGGATATTAATACCGTGGGGGAAGAATTTAGTATGCGCGTATGGTTACAACCCGATAAGCTTTCGCAATTAGGCGTAACCCCAGCCGAAGTAGCCGCCGCTTTGCGCGAGCAGAACGTACAGGTAGCCGCTGGTAGCGTAGGTGGGGCGCCGCAATACTCTTCCCAGGCTTTTGAATATCCTTTAACAGTAAATGGCCGCTTAACCGGTCAGGAGCAATTCGAAAACATTATTGTGCGTACCCGGCCCGAAGATGGCTCTCTCGTGTACCTGCGGGATGTGGCGCGCCTGGAACTAGGTAGCTTTGGTTACACCCGGCAAGCTTTTATCAACGGCCAACCCGCCACCTTTTTGTTGGTGTACCAATCGCCGGGCAGTAACGCCTTAGATACCGCCGAAGGGGTATACAAAGCTTTGGCCAACATGAAAAAAACCTTCCCGGCCGATATGGATTATAAAGTTTCGTTCGAAACAGTGTCGGTGGTAGAGGTTTCCATTGAAGAAGTAATTCATACCTTGGGCGAAGCGCTATTGCTGGTAATTCTGGTAGTATTCTTATTCCTGCAAAACTGGCGGGCCACCCTGGTGCCTATTCTGGCTATTCCGGTTTCTATTGTGGGTACGTTTATATTCTTTATCCCGCTCGGGTTTACCATTAACACGCTTACTTTATTCGGTTTTGTATTGGCCATTGGTATTGTGGTGGATGACGCCATTGTGGTGGTGGAAGCCGTGCAGCACTACATCGACCACGAACGACTCTCCGCCAAAGAAGCTACCCGTAAAGCCATGAAAGATATTACCGCACCGGTAATTGCAATTGCCTTAATATTGGCGGCGGTGTTTATTCCGGTAGGTTTTATTCCTGGTTTGGTGGGCCGCTTGTACCAGCAGTTCGCGATAACCATTGCTATTTCGGTGTTGATTTCGGCTTTTGTGGCGCTTACCTTAACCCCAGCCTTGTGTTCTTTGATGTTACGCCCAATGAACCTGGACAAAAACTCGCGGGGCATTAACAAACTATTCTACAAGTTTAACCAATGGTTTGCCCGGGTTACCGAGTCGTACTCTAATGGCGTTCGCCGCAGCATTAAAGCTGCTCCTTTGGTGTTAATTGTGTTGGTTTGTATTTATGCCGGTACCATAGGTTTATTCCGGACCAAGCCAACCGGTTTTATTCCTACCGAAGACGAAGGTCGTTTATTCGTAACTTTTGAATTACCACAGGCCGCCTCTAGCAGCCGGACCATTGCCGTATTAAAAGAAATTTCGGAACATTTACGCACTACGCCGGGCGTGAACAACTACTCGGCCATTGCGGGTTTAAACGTGCTGAACTTCTCTATCAAATCCAACAGTGGTACTATTTTCGTGCAGTTAAAACCGTGGGCCGACCGCAAAGAAGCCTCGCAGCAACTTTTTGCTATTGTGGGTACTTTGCAACAGAAATTTGCCACGGTGAAAGATGCCAATATTGTGGTGGTACCGCCGCCTGCGGTGCCTGGCTTGGGCCGTACGGGTGGTTTTAGCTTTATCTTGCAGCAACGCGAAAGTACCGACGATATTAAAGCCTTTGAAGGAGTAGTAAATAACTTTTTGGCCGAAGTGCGGAAACGCCCCGAAATAACCGGCGCTTTCTCGTTCTTTACGGCCCGCACGCCGGGTTACCAATTGCAGGTAGACCGCGAAAAAGTTAAAAAATTAGGCGTATCATTAAGCGATGTTTTCTCTACCATGTCCACGTATATGGGTAGTCAGTACATCAACGATTTTACCATGTACGGACGTAATTTCAGGGTAGTGGCGCAGGCCGATACCTCTTTCCGGGACGACATCCAAGATCTAAGCCAGTATTACGTTAAAAACCAACGGGGCGAATCGGTTCCGCTCAGCGCCGTAGTTTCGCACCAGATAACCGAAAATGCCCCAGTAGTATCACACTACAACTTATTCCGGTCCACGGAAATAAACGGTAACCCGGCGCCGGGTTACAGTAGCGGGCAAGCGATTACGGCCTTGCAGGAAGTAGCAGCCAAAGTACTGCCAGCGGGTTATGGTTACGAGTTTTCCGGATTGAGCCGCGAAGAATTATCATCGGGTAATACTACTATTTTCATTTTTGCTTTGTCTATTACCCTGGTATTCTTATTACTGGCTGCGTTATACGAAAGCTGGTCGGTGCCTTTCTCGGTGCTGTTGGCGGTACCGCTGGGAGCATTCGGGGCGATTGTGGCTTTAATTTTCCTGCCCAAACTAACGAATAACATTTACGCCCAGATTGGTTTGATTACCTTAATTGGTTTAGCGGCGAAAAACGCGATTTTGATTGTAGAATTTGCGAAAGAAAGGGTGGATAACGGCGTAGAAATTTTA